The Synergistaceae bacterium sequence CCTTCTTTCTCCAAAGTGAGGGAGTGGGAGATAGACAGCGGAAGGGACATAAGCGAGAGCGATGTGCGGCAGGCGACAAAAGTTGCGGTTATAGGCAATACAATAGTTGAAAAAATGTTCCCTGGGGAGAACCCCCTTGGAAAATCGATCAGGATAAAGAAAGTGCCGTTTACGGTAGTCGGTGTTTTTGCCTTAAAGGGGCAGTCCTCCACAGGCGAAGACCAGGATGATTTCATTCTTGTCCCGCTTACGTCGGCACAGCGAAGGCTTGTAAGGTACAGCACCCCCGGGCGCATCGGCAATATATTCATCAAAGGCGCTTCTATGTCCGCACTTTCGTATATACAGAATGAGACTGAGTCGCTGCTGCGCGAACTGCACAAGATAAAGCCGGGAGAGGCGGATGATTTTGCCGTCAGAAATATCTCCCAGATGCTGGAGGCACGCCGCAAAACGACTACAATAATGTCTATGCTGCTTGGTTCGATAGCGTTCATATCGTTAGTCGTTGGAGGCATAGGAATAATGAACATCATGCTTGTCTCAGTAACTGAGAGGACGAGGGAAATAGGCATAAGAATGGCTGTTGGTGCGAAGACACAGGATATACGCCTTCAGTTCCTTATTGAGGCAGTTGTGCTGTCGATGATAGGCGGAATACTTGGAATAATACTCGGTGTCTTTGCAGGTTATATGCTTGCGTCGCTCACCTCTGCGCCGCCGATATTTACATTGACCTCTATCCTTCTGGCGGTTGTCTTCTCTGCGCTTGTAGGCATAGGTTTCGGTTATTACCCCGCCTGGAAGGCATCCCTCCTCAACCCCATCGATGCTTTG is a genomic window containing:
- a CDS encoding ABC transporter permease encodes the protein PSFSKVREWEIDSGRDISESDVRQATKVAVIGNTIVEKMFPGENPLGKSIRIKKVPFTVVGVFALKGQSSTGEDQDDFILVPLTSAQRRLVRYSTPGRIGNIFIKGASMSALSYIQNETESLLRELHKIKPGEADDFAVRNISQMLEARRKTTTIMSMLLGSIAFISLVVGGIGIMNIMLVSVTERTREIGIRMAVGAKTQDIRLQFLIEAVVLSMIGGILGIILGVFAGYMLASLTSAPPIFTLTSILLAVVFSALVGIGFGYYPAWKASLLNPIDALKYE